The Oryza brachyantha chromosome 6, ObraRS2, whole genome shotgun sequence region ATGCCCATAGATGCATCGATCAATCGCGACTTGGAGCTAGTGATTGATCATGCCCGATCTGATGGATATTTTATGGATGAATTATGGCCATTTTGTTCGGCAAATGTGTCACACTGTCACTgcacttagctagatccagaCTCCAGGGTTGCTTGCTGCAAGTTGCTCCTCCTCTTGAGTGAGAGTTCGTCGGAACATGACAGAATTTTAGGGAGATTTCAGCTGATTAATTGTTGTAAATAAGTTCTACCAATGCTGAATTCTTTGCATTGTTCAGTATTAATCGTGTGCAAACTAAAGTAAACTGACCAATGCTTGAAACATTTTTGGGTTAATCATCATCTCTCTGCGGCTGGTGAGCATGTGAAAAATGAAGGAGACATGCATGGCCCAGATGAACATGGAATGGCAGAACGAGTTTCAACTCTACTGACCAAACAgttccctctttttttaaaaaaaaatttccacgTTCTTATTGCCAATTCGCCATCAAGTATACTTAATTAGTTCGAACTTTAAACAAATTTACACGCCATGTAATTTAATCGTGAATCTATGATAGGTTCGCTATATATTACTGCAAAAGTGGATGAAACTAACAGAGCAACAAGAAGCTGCAGTGAGTGAGCCAGTGACAGTGAGAGGCGGCTCGGTAGCTTGCACGTGTGCAATTAGCTAGCTCGAGCTCGAGTTGATCGGCAATGGCTGGCTCCGATCACCATCCCGGCGGCCGGCAGGGCGCGCCGCTGGTGTTCGACGAGCTCCGGTGGGTGATCCAGATCCGGCACTCCCTccaggaggacggcggcgaggacgacgacgacaacggcaTCCCGGTGTCCGTGTTCAACGTGCCCAAGCAGCTGCAGGTGCACAAGCCGGAGGCGTACGTGCCGCAGTTCATTGCGCTGGGGCCGTACCACCACTGGCGGCCGGAGCTGTACGAGATGGAGCGGTACaagctcgccgcggcgcgccgcgcgcaGAGGCACCTCCGCGCCGGCGTCAAGCTCGAGCAGCTCGTCGAGCAGTTCGCGCGGCTGGAGCGCAAGGTGCGGGCGTACTACCACCGGTACCTCGACTTCAGCGGCGAGACGCTGGCGTGGATGATGGTCGTCGACGGCGCATTCCTGCTCGAATTCTTGCAGATCTTCGCCGCTGCCGAGGCgtcggaggacggcggcggcggcaagccgGCGCTGAGGAGGGTGTCGTCGAGGATGGCGCACCTCGTCGACTTCGCCGGGAGGAAGTCGGCGCACAACCTCATCCTCCGCGACATGCTCATGCTCGAGAACCAGATGccgctcttcctcctccgcaaGCTCCTCGAGCCGCAGTGCTCGTCGGCGGATGAGGCCGGCGAGCTGCTGGGGAGGATGGTCACCGGCCTCATGAAGGAGCTCTGCCCCTTCAAGATGATGGACAACTTCCCGGCGATCGACGTCGCCAAGCACGCGCACCTCCTCGAGCTGCTGTACTACCTGCTCGTGCCGAAGCCGGCCGatgactccgccgccgccgacgccgccaacGGCCACGACGAGGGGTACGACATCGAGGAGCAGCCggttgacggcggcggcggcggcggcggcggcggcgatgagaaGCCGTCCGCCGGCTGCGAGTACGTGAAGCAGCTGTTCGCCGCCGTGTGGGGCATCGTGTCGAACCTCAAGACCGGCCCGATGCAGTACGTGGCGAAGCCGATCTCGTTCGCGGTGAAGGCGCCATGGAAGATGCTCACCGTCGTGCCGGGCTTCTCGGCGATGAAGCACCCAGTGGAGTCCTTCTTTTCCGGCGACGGGGGCTCCACCGCCCGCGACCCGAGCTCCACAGCCGGTGGCCACATcagccggccgccgctgaTCGAGGAGATCATGATCCCCTCCGTGTCGGAGCTCGTCAACGCCGGCGTCCAGTTCGTCCCGACGAACGGCGACATCTCCAGCGTGTCCTTCGACGCCAAGACGGCGACGTTCCACCTCCCGGTGGTGACGCTCGACAGCAACACGGAGGTGGTGCTCCGCAACCTGGTCGCCTACgaggcgtcggcggcgtcggggccGCTCGTCCTGACGCGGTACACGGAGCTGATGAACGGCATCATCGACACCGACGAGGACGTGGCGCTGCTGCGGGGGCGCGGGGTGGTGCTGAACCGGATGAagagcgacggcgaggtggcgagGCTGTGGAACGGGATGAGCAGGTCGGTGCGGCTGACGAGGGTGGCGTTCATggacgcggcggtggaggaggcgaaC contains the following coding sequences:
- the LOC102716979 gene encoding putative UPF0481 protein At3g02645; the protein is MAGSDHHPGGRQGAPLVFDELRWVIQIRHSLQEDGGEDDDDNGIPVSVFNVPKQLQVHKPEAYVPQFIALGPYHHWRPELYEMERYKLAAARRAQRHLRAGVKLEQLVEQFARLERKVRAYYHRYLDFSGETLAWMMVVDGAFLLEFLQIFAAAEASEDGGGGKPALRRVSSRMAHLVDFAGRKSAHNLILRDMLMLENQMPLFLLRKLLEPQCSSADEAGELLGRMVTGLMKELCPFKMMDNFPAIDVAKHAHLLELLYYLLVPKPADDSAAADAANGHDEGYDIEEQPVDGGGGGGGGGDEKPSAGCEYVKQLFAAVWGIVSNLKTGPMQYVAKPISFAVKAPWKMLTVVPGFSAMKHPVESFFSGDGGSTARDPSSTAGGHISRPPLIEEIMIPSVSELVNAGVQFVPTNGDISSVSFDAKTATFHLPVVTLDSNTEVVLRNLVAYEASAASGPLVLTRYTELMNGIIDTDEDVALLRGRGVVLNRMKSDGEVARLWNGMSRSVRLTRVAFMDAAVEEANRYHDARWRVKTKRFMRKYVFSSWQLLTFLAAIVMLLLTTLQAFCSVYTCSRWFGAVTVAP